Part of the bacterium genome, CATCCAGTTTACGTGGAGATGTTTGCCGCTGCCCGCAGCGACCAGATCGGCCATATCTCGCTCTCAGACTGGGCGGACGTGTTGCTCATTGCCCCCGCCACGGCCAACATCATCGCTAAGTTCGCAGGCGGCGTGGCGGACGACCTTCTGTCCACTACCTTCATCTCGTGCGAGTGTCCCGTGATCATCGCACCCGCGATGAACTCCCGCATGTATGCGCATCCTATCGTCCAGGAGAACATCAAGAAACTCCGCCAGATCGGCGCCTCGTTCATTGGTCCCGAGGCGGGCGAGCTGGCGTGCGGGACCTCCGGCAAGGGCAGGATGTCGGACCCAGAGACGATCGTCGATGCAGTTTCCGCGGTCGCGAGGTTTGGTCTCGACCTAAAAGGACTGAACGTGTTGATCTCGGCAGGCCCGACGCGCGAGATGATCGACCCGATCAGGTTCATCTCGAACCGCTCATCAGGGAAGATGGGTTTTGCGCTGGCAAGGTCAGCAGCCGCACGAGGCGCGAAGGTTACGCTAGTTGCGGGGCCTACGAGTATTGAGGCGCCGCATGGGGTTGAGGTGAGAAAGGTAATTTCCGCTGAACAGATGCGGGAAGCCGTCCTCGACGCGCTGCCCGGGCAGCATGCTGTGATCATGGCTGCTGCCGTCTCCGACTACACGCCCCAGGCCCCGGCGCAACAGAAGCTCAAGAAGGGCCCCGAGGGACTC contains:
- the coaBC gene encoding bifunctional phosphopantothenoylcysteine decarboxylase/phosphopantothenate--cysteine ligase CoaBC; the protein is MMTANDAPSGNILLGVTGSIAAYKSAEIVRLLTKRGLDVKVLLTENGARFIGVETLATLSGHPVYVEMFAAARSDQIGHISLSDWADVLLIAPATANIIAKFAGGVADDLLSTTFISCECPVIIAPAMNSRMYAHPIVQENIKKLRQIGASFIGPEAGELACGTSGKGRMSDPETIVDAVSAVARFGLDLKGLNVLISAGPTREMIDPIRFISNRSSGKMGFALARSAAARGAKVTLVAGPTSIEAPHGVEVRKVISAEQMREAVLDALPGQHAVIMAAAVSDYTPQAPAQQKLKKGPEGLSLELSRTADVLAEVSQARAKGQVVVGFAAETENIVENARQKLFEKNLDFIVANDVSLKNSGLEVDVNTATLLWPDGKVRALEPMAKRELAETILSEVLALLGGVPTALG